Part of the Deltaproteobacteria bacterium genome, CTTGGAGCGCATTACCGTCTGGCCCAAGAATGCCCGGCGCGCCGGCTACAAACCGGTCTTTCCTATGCCCAAGAAATAGCAGCTGCCAACGGAGCCCGCGCCCTGTTGCCCGGCGCGGGCAGGTCCACTATAGCCCGCTCATCGGCTTCTCAGGGGCGCTGCCTCGCTGGTGCGCCCCGGGGCAGCCATGCCTGTCTTGCATGCTGAGAGTTCGACATGATTTTCATTCTGGAAGACACTATCAACGGCATTCTTATGGGTTCCATCTATGGCCTCACTGCCCTGGGATTGACCATCATATTTGGAGTCCTGAAGGTCATCAATTTCGCCCATGGCTCGCTGCTCATGGTAAGCATGTACGTGGCCTACTGGGCAGTGGCGCTGAGCGGCTTGCACCCATATCTGACACTGATCGTGGTGGTCCCGGCCATGTTCTTATTCGGCTACTATTTACAGGACATCGTCATCAAACCCATTTTCAAGGCCGAAAAAGACGTCCGTGAACCCATCACGGTAATCATCGTAACCACCGGCGTCTGGTACGTACTGGACAACCTCACCCTTCTGATATTCGGACCGCAGTACCGGAACCTGCAGCATAATCCTCTGAGAGGAAAAATGCTGGAAATCGGCCAGATGCTCATCTCCGTTCCCAAACTCTGGGGTTTTGCAGCAACCATCATCACGGCTTTGCTGTTGTACCTGTTTTTCCAGAAAACCCGTCTGGGCCGCGCCATTCGTGCCACTAGCCTCGATCGACAGGCGGCCAGCCTGATGGGAATCAATCAGTACAAGGTGTACAACATTGCCTTTGGTATCGGTACGGCAACAGCCGGCATTGCCGCCGTAACTCTGATCCCATTCTACAATGTCTTTCCTTCCGTGGGGGTCCTTTTTGATATCAAAGGCTTCATAATCGTTGTGCTGGGAGGCCTCGGGAGCATTGGCGGAGCTATTCTGGGCGGCATCATTATCGGACTCATCGAATCTCTTGGCCCGCAGTTCATGACAGCGACCTGGACAGAGGCCATCGTTTATGGCCTGTTTCTTATCTTTTTGTTTGTCAAGCCATCAGGGCTCTTTGGCGTAAAATACGACTGGTAAGCAGAACTGTCTTCCGAACTGGATATCTAATGACCCGTGACAGGATCAATATAGTTGTTGTTCTGGGCTTCACTATCATTGTCTTTGCCTTGCCGCTTGTCGTTCGGAGCGCCACCTACCTGCATATCCTTATCTTGCTCTACCTGTATGCTTATCTCACCACCAGTTGGAACCTCGTTGGTGGCTTTGCCGGAGTGCTCCCTCTCGGGCATGCGGTGTTCGTCGGCATCGGGGCCTACACCTCCACTATCCTATCGCTGCAATACGGCATCAGTCCTTGGCTGGGGATGATCGTCGGCGGTTTACTGGCCTCCATAGCAGGAGTTCTTATCGGTCTGCCCACCTTCAAAATGCGCGGCGCCTATTTCGCTCTGGCAACTATTGCTTTTTCCGAAGGGATCCGGGTGATGGTCGAAAACATCGACAAGCTGGGCCCGTTCATCTTGAACGGCCCTCGCGGTCTGCAGATCCCGCCTCTCAACATGGGCTTGAAACAATTCATGTTCGCCAGCAAAGAGCCTTACTATTACATCATCCTGGTTATGCTGATCACTGTCCTCGCCTTCACATATTTCATCTCCCAGTCCAAACTGGGCTACTACCTGAATGCCGGCGGCGAAGAACCAGAGGCAGCCATGGCGCTGGGGGTCAACGTGGCCCGGGCTAAACTGATTGCCATGGCTATGAGCTCTTTTCTTACGGCCCTGGCAGGAACCTTTTACGCCCAGTTCACCCTGTACATTCATCCCAAGAGCGTCATTTCATTGGATCTTTCTTTTGAAATTGCCTTCATTGCCTTGATTGGCGGACGGGGCTCAATTCTGGGGCCGGTGCTGGGAGCTCTGCTCCTGAGACCTGTGAGCGACTTCTCTCGCATTTATTTTGGCGACAAACTCCCTGGATTGCATCTGATCATATTTGGTGTGGTGCTTATTCTCGTCATGATCTTCCAGCCGCGCGGACTCCAGGAGCCGCTCGGCCGATTTTACAACCGTGTGGTAGATCGCATTATCGGGCAGAAAGCCCAGGAACTTGAGGCATGAAAATCCTGGAAATAAATAATATTACAAAAGATTTCGGCGGACTGCGGGCGCTGGACAATTTCAGCCTGTCTATAGAGCAGGGCCAGATCTTCGGACTGATCGGCCCGAATGGTGCGGGAAAATCAACGGCATTCAACTGCATAGCAGGCGTCTACCCGCCAACACATGGCGAAATCCTTTTTGACGGCGCCAGAATCACGGGCGAAAAGCCCTGGAACCTGTGCAAGAAAGGGCTCGCGAGAACCTTCCAGCTGGTCAAACCTTTTTCATCCAAGAGTGTGCTCTACAATGTAATGGTGGGAAGCTTTGCCAGGACCCGCAAGAAGGCCGAGGCCGAGGAAAAGGCCTTGCAGGTGCTCGAACACCTGCGCTTTACTGAAAAGAAAGACCTGAGAGCGGGCAACCTCACCATAGCTGATCGCAAACGACTGGAGATTGCCCGAGCTTTGGGCACAGAGCCCAAGCTCCTGCTGCTGGACGAAGTCATGGCAGGGCTGCGTCCGGCTGAGGTGGATGAAATGGTGCAGATCATCAAAGGACTGCGCGCCAAGGGGATCACGATATTCGTCATCGAGCACATCATGCGAGCCATTATGGCCCTTTCGGACAGGGTGGCCGTCCTGCATTTCGGCAAGAAAATCGCTGAAGGCACGCCGCGGGAAGTGGCTTCAGATGAAAATGTAATCAAAGCCTATCTTGGAGACGAGTATGTCATTTCTGGAGGTTGACCATATCGATGTGTTCTACGAAGACGTCCAGGTCATTTTTGACCTCTCGCTCCATGTAAAAGAAGGCGAAATTGTCAGCATCATCGGCGGCAATGGCGCTGGTAAATCTACTTTGTTGAACACCATCTCCGGCTTGATTACTCCAGCCAGAGGGGCCATCCATTTTCAGGGCAAGCCCATCCAGCAGTCAGCCCCAGATGAGATCGTCGAACTGGGGATTATCCAGGTACCGGAAGGCAGACGCCTTTTCTCTCTCATGTCAGTGAGAGACAATCTCATTGTCGGTGCCTACAACCCGCGGGCCGACAAGGTCAAAGAACAGACTCTGGAAGCGGTTTATGAATTGTTCCCCCGCCTCAAAGAGAGGGAGCGGCAAATGGCCATGACGCTTTCCGGTGGCGAGCAGCAGATGGTTGCTATCGGTCGGAGTCTCATGGCCAAACCTAAACTCCTCATGCTGGACGAACCATCCCTGGGACTGGCTCCGATTCTCATCAAAATGATCTTCGCCACTGTTCGGCAAATAGCCAACCAGGGAACCACTGTGCTTCTTGTCGAACAAGATGTGAAGAACTCTCTCAGCCTGAGCGACCGCGCCTATGTCCTGGAGCATGGGCGGATAGTAATGGAGGGTCCGGCGCTGCAACTACTGGAAGACCCTCATATCAAGTCTGCCTATCTCGGGATCTGATATCCGAATATTGCGAATCAGTGCCAGGTGCCATAAAGAAGACGGCTTTATTTGCAAGGAGAGCCTCCATGAAAGGGTTTCACGGCAAATTGCTCGTTGTCGATATGACCGAGCAAACCTTTGAGGTCCTTCAGCTGGACAACGATCTTCTCTCTAGAGGCCTGGGCGGCAAAGGCCTGGCAGTTCAACTTCTCTTGCAGCACAATCCACCGGCAGTGGATCCATTTGCTCCAGAAAATCGCTTGATCTTGGCTACAGGACCGTTGACAGGCAGTCCCATCTGGGGAAGTTGCCGCCACGGAATATATAGCAAATCGCCGCAGACAGGCTTCTTTTCCGAATCCTATGCGGGCGGCACAGTGGCAGAGTACATGAACGGCAGTGGATTTGAT contains:
- a CDS encoding branched-chain amino acid ABC transporter permease, whose product is MIFILEDTINGILMGSIYGLTALGLTIIFGVLKVINFAHGSLLMVSMYVAYWAVALSGLHPYLTLIVVVPAMFLFGYYLQDIVIKPIFKAEKDVREPITVIIVTTGVWYVLDNLTLLIFGPQYRNLQHNPLRGKMLEIGQMLISVPKLWGFAATIITALLLYLFFQKTRLGRAIRATSLDRQAASLMGINQYKVYNIAFGIGTATAGIAAVTLIPFYNVFPSVGVLFDIKGFIIVVLGGLGSIGGAILGGIIIGLIESLGPQFMTATWTEAIVYGLFLIFLFVKPSGLFGVKYDW
- a CDS encoding branched-chain amino acid ABC transporter permease, with translation MTRDRINIVVVLGFTIIVFALPLVVRSATYLHILILLYLYAYLTTSWNLVGGFAGVLPLGHAVFVGIGAYTSTILSLQYGISPWLGMIVGGLLASIAGVLIGLPTFKMRGAYFALATIAFSEGIRVMVENIDKLGPFILNGPRGLQIPPLNMGLKQFMFASKEPYYYIILVMLITVLAFTYFISQSKLGYYLNAGGEEPEAAMALGVNVARAKLIAMAMSSFLTALAGTFYAQFTLYIHPKSVISLDLSFEIAFIALIGGRGSILGPVLGALLLRPVSDFSRIYFGDKLPGLHLIIFGVVLILVMIFQPRGLQEPLGRFYNRVVDRIIGQKAQELEA
- a CDS encoding ABC transporter ATP-binding protein; translated protein: MKILEINNITKDFGGLRALDNFSLSIEQGQIFGLIGPNGAGKSTAFNCIAGVYPPTHGEILFDGARITGEKPWNLCKKGLARTFQLVKPFSSKSVLYNVMVGSFARTRKKAEAEEKALQVLEHLRFTEKKDLRAGNLTIADRKRLEIARALGTEPKLLLLDEVMAGLRPAEVDEMVQIIKGLRAKGITIFVIEHIMRAIMALSDRVAVLHFGKKIAEGTPREVASDENVIKAYLGDEYVISGG
- a CDS encoding ABC transporter ATP-binding protein gives rise to the protein MSFLEVDHIDVFYEDVQVIFDLSLHVKEGEIVSIIGGNGAGKSTLLNTISGLITPARGAIHFQGKPIQQSAPDEIVELGIIQVPEGRRLFSLMSVRDNLIVGAYNPRADKVKEQTLEAVYELFPRLKERERQMAMTLSGGEQQMVAIGRSLMAKPKLLMLDEPSLGLAPILIKMIFATVRQIANQGTTVLLVEQDVKNSLSLSDRAYVLEHGRIVMEGPALQLLEDPHIKSAYLGI